Below is a genomic region from Geminocystis sp. M7585_C2015_104.
TGATTTTGCTTTTTTCCACCAATCTTTGCAACTGGGTAGCATCCTTGATAGGCTGATTATCCACCCTAATGATCACATCCCCACGACGCATACCACCGGCTTGAGCGGGGGAGTCGGGCAGTACATTAACTACCAAAATCCCTTCTATTTCCGGCAGATAAAAGCTGGCGTTTGGATCTTGGTTATTTTGACGAGCCAATTCTGGTGTAAGATTCACCATTTGAATGCCGATGTAGGGGTGTGGTACCTGTTTACCAGCCGCCAGAATAGGGGTTAACTCCTTAGCCTTGTTGATGGGGATAGCAAAACCAATACCGGTGGCATCGGCACGAATGGCAGTGTTAATGCCGATTACTTCTCCCCAGGCATTCAGTAATGGCCCTCCTGAATTTCCAGGATTAATGGCGGCATCCGTTTGTAAAAAATCAATTCTCTTGTCCAGAATCCCCACCTGGGAGGAGGGGCGATTGAGGGTACTGATAATCCCCAAAGTGACTGTATTATCCAATCCTACAGGATTTCCGACAGCAATAGCCCAATCCCCCACTTTAACTTTGTCAGAATCTCCGAGGATGGCAACAGGTAATTTTTGCCCCTGGGGGTTTATCTTTACCACCGCCAAATCTGTTACATCATCCTTTCCTAAGACTGTGCCCTGGAACTTCCTACCATCTTTGAGTGTTACAGTCACTCTATCAGCCCCACTCACCACATGGGCATTGGTCAGAATAATACCGTTTTTGTCAATTATAAAACCCGAACCCAACCCTTGCACTATTCTCTCTCTGGGTATCAGGGCTCGAAACCTATCCCCGAAGAATTGGCGGAAAAAGGGATCATCCAAGAAGGGATCTAAAGCAGGACGGAGGGTTATTATCTTTTCCGTATCAATGCGCACTACGGCGTTGCCTGCCCTTTCTACTGCCCTAGTGACAAAACTCTCTTCTGTAAGGGGGATATTACGTTGAGCAACACTGCTTTCATCTACCAGGGCCTGGGCAGTTAAATGTGTCATTCCCCCAAGGGCCAACCCCATTCCCACCACCAAAGCCAGTAGATGGGAGACAAACTGACGCAACGGTTTAGGAATCCTCATGGTTTTTCAATGCCATGTAAAGATTTTATACTTTTCTTAATCAACAGACGCCAACAAATAAGATAATGGTTTCGCTGTCCATACCATCTACCATTCTAAAATATAGGCAATGGCCGCCTCAGTCAGTGGGGAGAGGGCCGGATTTTAAAAACTAATTATTTCCTGGTTGGCTTATATAGGGAGAAAAAAAATGTTAGTGGATGCTGTCACCAGTCTTATTAAGAATTACGACGTGACAGGGCGTTATTTAGATCGTGATGCCCTGGATACTCTAAAAGAATACTTCAAATCTGGCACCGCTAGGGTGAAAGTGGCCGCCATGATTAACGGTAACTCTGCCGATATTGTAAAGTCCGCCTCTCGTCGGCTATTTGAGGAAATCCCCGAGTTAATCCGTGCTGGCGGCAATGCTTATACCACTCGTCGCTATTCCGCCTGTCTCAGGGACATGGATTATTATCTTCGTTATGCCACCTATGCCCTAGTGGCCGGTAATAATAGTGTTTTGGACGAAAGGGTTTTACAGGGATTAAAAGAAACTTATAACTCCCTAGGTGTACCCATTGGCCCCACTGTCCGTGGTATTCAGATAATGAAGGAGATTGTAAAGGAAATGGCAGCCCAAGAGGGAATCGAAGATACCAGTTTTATCGATTCCCCCTTTGATCACCTCACCCGGGAATTGAGTGATGTTTCCGTTTAGCTATTATTGTCCTCTGTAAATGTCACCCGTGTGAGTATTACCATCTCTAAGACTCAACCACTGCCCCTAGTAGGGGGCTTTTTAATTTCTATTCCCTCTTTTACAAAAATCGCACCTCCCCCTCATCCCCATCTATTTCTACCAATCCCCCCACCGGCAGACAGGCGTTGTCGCCATCATGACCAAAAGGCAAATCACTAATAATAGGGATATTCAAATCTCCCAGTCTATCCCTCAATACTTC
It encodes:
- a CDS encoding trypsin-like peptidase domain-containing protein, producing MRIPKPLRQFVSHLLALVVGMGLALGGMTHLTAQALVDESSVAQRNIPLTEESFVTRAVERAGNAVVRIDTEKIITLRPALDPFLDDPFFRQFFGDRFRALIPRERIVQGLGSGFIIDKNGIILTNAHVVSGADRVTVTLKDGRKFQGTVLGKDDVTDLAVVKINPQGQKLPVAILGDSDKVKVGDWAIAVGNPVGLDNTVTLGIISTLNRPSSQVGILDKRIDFLQTDAAINPGNSGGPLLNAWGEVIGINTAIRADATGIGFAIPINKAKELTPILAAGKQVPHPYIGIQMVNLTPELARQNNQDPNASFYLPEIEGILVVNVLPDSPAQAGGMRRGDVIIRVDNQPIKDATQLQRLVEKSKINQTLRFTVIRNNQQLELNIKTAQLRS
- the apcB gene encoding allophycocyanin subunit beta — protein: MLVDAVTSLIKNYDVTGRYLDRDALDTLKEYFKSGTARVKVAAMINGNSADIVKSASRRLFEEIPELIRAGGNAYTTRRYSACLRDMDYYLRYATYALVAGNNSVLDERVLQGLKETYNSLGVPIGPTVRGIQIMKEIVKEMAAQEGIEDTSFIDSPFDHLTRELSDVSV